The following proteins come from a genomic window of Vicinamibacterales bacterium:
- the rplF gene encoding 50S ribosomal protein L6 yields the protein MSRIGKKPIAIPKGVTIKVDGAAVDVKGPKGQLKQSLPPGVTAAVEDGTLVTRKISDDRELDKFHGLARSLVNNAVLGVTDGWKRELDIVGVGYRAEMKGQQVHLALGYSHPVVFDIPKGIDIAIEKQTHITVTGVDRQLVGQVAANLRRLRKPDPYQQKGVRYTGEVLKKKAGKTGA from the coding sequence ATGTCACGAATTGGAAAGAAACCGATCGCGATCCCCAAGGGTGTGACCATCAAGGTCGACGGCGCCGCCGTCGACGTGAAGGGCCCCAAGGGACAGCTGAAGCAGTCGCTGCCTCCCGGCGTCACCGCCGCGGTGGAAGACGGCACCCTCGTCACGAGGAAGATCTCGGACGACCGCGAGCTCGACAAGTTCCACGGGCTGGCGCGGAGCCTGGTCAACAACGCCGTGCTCGGCGTGACCGACGGCTGGAAGCGCGAACTCGACATCGTCGGCGTCGGCTACCGCGCCGAAATGAAGGGCCAGCAGGTGCACCTCGCCCTCGGCTACTCGCATCCGGTGGTGTTCGACATCCCGAAGGGCATCGACATCGCCATCGAAAAGCAGACGCACATCACCGTGACGGGCGTCGACCGGCAGCTGGTGGGCCAGGTGGCCGCCAACCTGCGCCGGCTGCGCAAGCCCGACCCGTACCAGCAGAAGGGCGTGCGCTACACCGGTGAAGTGCTGAAGAAGAAGGCCGGAAAGACCGGAGCTTAG
- the rplR gene encoding 50S ribosomal protein L18, whose amino-acid sequence MKTKEDRRDRIKFRIRKRMTGTPERPRLSVFRSVSHIYVQVIDDRTGQTVASASSIDAKVKGQMPAGVAGGNLKGAELVGTAIAERLKEKGITKVVFDRNGFLYHGRVRAVAEAARSAGLEF is encoded by the coding sequence ATCAAGACCAAAGAAGACCGCCGCGACCGGATCAAGTTCCGCATTCGCAAGCGCATGACCGGCACGCCCGAGCGCCCGCGCCTGAGCGTGTTCCGCAGCGTGTCCCACATCTACGTGCAGGTCATCGACGACCGCACCGGCCAGACCGTGGCCTCGGCGTCGAGCATCGACGCCAAGGTCAAGGGCCAGATGCCGGCGGGCGTCGCCGGCGGCAACCTCAAGGGCGCCGAGCTGGTGGGCACCGCGATCGCCGAGCGGCTGAAGGAAAAGGGCATCACCAAGGTGGTGTTCGATCGAAACGGGTTCCTGTACCACGGGCGCGTGCGCGCCGTGGCCGAGGCCGCGCGTTCCGCCGGTCTGGAATTTTAG
- the rpsE gene encoding 30S ribosomal protein S5 produces the protein MVRTREKIDPAQLDIKDTVVSINRVTKVVKGGKNLSFSALVVVGDGHGVVGYGVGKAKEVPSAIKKGIEAAKKNLIRVPVQGTTVPHPIVGRYGAGRVLLKPAPDGTGVIAGAAVRAVVEAAGVTNVLTKSLGSANPHNVVRAAFTALKELKDPGKLMRLRGKDTLEELAGGRTA, from the coding sequence ATGGTACGGACACGCGAAAAGATCGATCCGGCGCAGCTCGACATCAAGGACACCGTGGTTTCGATCAACCGGGTGACCAAGGTGGTCAAGGGCGGCAAGAACCTGAGCTTCAGCGCCCTGGTCGTCGTCGGCGACGGCCACGGCGTGGTGGGCTACGGCGTCGGCAAGGCCAAGGAAGTGCCCTCGGCCATCAAGAAGGGCATCGAGGCCGCCAAGAAGAACCTGATCCGCGTGCCGGTGCAGGGCACGACGGTGCCGCACCCGATCGTCGGGCGCTACGGCGCCGGCCGCGTGCTGCTGAAGCCGGCGCCGGACGGCACCGGCGTCATTGCCGGCGCCGCGGTGCGCGCGGTGGTGGAAGCGGCGGGTGTCACCAACGTCCTGACCAAGTCGCTGGGCTCGGCCAACCCGCACAACGTCGTGCGCGCGGCCTTCACGGCGCTGAAGGAACTCAAGGACCCGGGCAAGCTGATGCGCTTGCGCGGCAAGGACACGCTCGAAGAGCTGGCCGGCGGCCGGACGGCATAG
- the rpmD gene encoding 50S ribosomal protein L30: MAKAKAAKAAAKTVTIKLTKSPIGFNKNQATVVESIGLRRINHVVTLADTPETRGMIFKVRHLVTVSE, from the coding sequence ATGGCGAAGGCGAAAGCAGCTAAAGCAGCGGCAAAGACCGTGACGATCAAGCTCACCAAGAGCCCGATCGGCTTTAACAAGAACCAGGCCACGGTGGTCGAGAGCATCGGCCTGCGTCGGATCAACCACGTGGTGACGCTGGCGGACACGCCGGAGACCCGCGGCATGATCTTCAAGGTCCGTCACCTCGTGACGGTGAGCGAATAA
- the rplO gene encoding 50S ribosomal protein L15: MSLDKLKPAERSKFKKKRVGRGPGSGLGKTSGRGHKGAQSRSGYSFKRGFEGGQMPLHRRVPKRGFTNIFRTEYDVVNLDQLESAFAAGATVTVESLREHGLVSSRTSLVKILARGELTKALTVHAHKFSGKAAEKVAAAGGRTEAIPDGSAEASNQ, translated from the coding sequence ATGAGTCTCGATAAGCTGAAACCGGCTGAGCGGTCGAAGTTCAAGAAGAAGCGCGTCGGGCGCGGACCCGGTTCGGGCCTGGGCAAGACCTCGGGCCGCGGCCACAAGGGCGCGCAGTCGCGGTCGGGCTACTCGTTCAAGCGCGGCTTCGAAGGCGGCCAGATGCCGCTGCACCGCCGGGTGCCGAAGCGCGGCTTCACCAACATCTTCCGCACCGAGTACGACGTGGTGAACCTGGACCAGCTCGAGTCGGCGTTCGCCGCCGGCGCGACGGTCACGGTCGAGTCGTTGCGCGAGCACGGGCTGGTCAGCAGCCGCACCTCGCTGGTCAAAATCCTCGCCCGCGGCGAGCTGACCAAGGCGCTGACCGTGCACGCGCATAAGTTCAGCGGCAAGGCCGCCGAAAAGGTGGCCGCCGCCGGTGGCCGGACCGAGGCCATCCCGGATGGCTCGGCCGAAGCAAGCAATCAGTAG
- the secY gene encoding preprotein translocase subunit SecY, with amino-acid sequence MLDTLKNLFAVADLRNRVLFTLGMLAVYRVGNFIPTPGVNSEALRIMAEQAQNSMFGLYDMFTGGSLSRVTIFALGVMPYISSSIILQLLTVVWPYLERLSKEGELGRRKITQYTRYLTLLLAAVQSLGIAIFLERQTQVAGGLMLVYEPGWSFRLGAMLTLTTGTMFIMWLGEQITERGIGNGMSLIIFAGIVVNFPRAVIATIDQLSTGQIGLLTMALLVVLMVGVIAAIIYVERGHRRITVQYAKRVVGRRQYGGSSTHIPLKVNTGGVIPVIFASSILTFPTTLSGMFTPGGWMDSAVRQIAYGMPLYNLLYVVGIIFFAYFYTAIIFNPDDVSENMRKYGGFIPGIRPGKRTAEYIDTILARITIVGAVYLAMVAILPEFLLTGFKVAPIPFIGESLDAMLPRFITQGLNVQFFFGGTSLLIVVGVAMDTVNQVESQLIMRHYDGFMKKTRIRGRRG; translated from the coding sequence GTGCTGGATACACTGAAGAATCTGTTCGCCGTCGCGGACCTCCGCAACCGAGTGCTGTTTACGCTCGGCATGCTGGCGGTGTACCGCGTGGGCAACTTCATCCCGACGCCCGGAGTCAATTCCGAAGCGCTGCGGATCATGGCGGAGCAGGCGCAGAACTCGATGTTCGGCCTCTACGACATGTTCACGGGCGGAAGCTTGTCACGCGTGACCATCTTCGCGCTCGGCGTGATGCCGTACATCAGTTCGTCGATCATCCTGCAGTTGCTCACGGTGGTGTGGCCGTACCTCGAGCGGCTGTCGAAGGAAGGCGAGCTGGGCCGGCGCAAGATCACCCAGTACACGCGCTACCTGACCCTGTTGCTGGCGGCGGTGCAGTCCCTCGGGATTGCCATCTTCCTCGAGCGCCAGACGCAGGTCGCCGGCGGCCTGATGCTGGTCTACGAGCCGGGTTGGAGCTTCCGTCTCGGCGCCATGCTGACGCTGACCACCGGCACCATGTTCATCATGTGGCTCGGCGAGCAGATTACCGAGCGCGGCATCGGCAACGGCATGTCGCTGATCATCTTCGCCGGCATCGTCGTCAACTTCCCGCGCGCGGTGATCGCGACCATCGACCAGCTGAGCACCGGCCAGATTGGCCTGCTGACCATGGCCCTCCTGGTGGTGCTGATGGTGGGCGTCATCGCCGCCATCATCTACGTCGAACGCGGCCACCGCCGGATCACGGTCCAGTACGCCAAGCGCGTGGTCGGGCGCCGGCAGTACGGCGGCTCGAGCACGCACATCCCGCTGAAGGTCAACACCGGCGGCGTCATCCCGGTGATTTTCGCCAGCTCGATCCTGACCTTCCCGACGACGCTGTCGGGCATGTTCACGCCGGGCGGGTGGATGGACTCGGCGGTGCGGCAGATTGCCTACGGCATGCCGCTCTACAACCTGCTCTACGTCGTCGGCATCATCTTCTTCGCGTATTTCTACACCGCCATCATCTTCAACCCGGATGACGTGTCGGAGAACATGCGCAAGTACGGCGGCTTCATCCCCGGGATTCGCCCCGGCAAGCGGACCGCGGAGTACATCGACACCATCCTGGCCCGCATCACGATCGTCGGCGCCGTCTACCTGGCGATGGTCGCGATCCTGCCGGAGTTCCTGCTGACCGGCTTCAAGGTGGCGCCGATTCCGTTCATCGGCGAGAGCCTCGATGCGATGCTGCCCCGCTTCATTACGCAGGGCCTGAACGTGCAGTTTTTCTTCGGCGGCACCTCGCTGCTGATCGTGGTGGGTGTCGCCATGGACACCGTGAACCAGGTCGAGTCGCAGCTGATCATGCGGCACTACGACGGGTTCATGAAGAAGACGCGTATCCGGGGACGGCGCGGCTAA
- a CDS encoding adenylate kinase: MALNLVMLGPPGAGKGTQAERFAREHGIPKVSTGDILREAVHSGSELGRAVQTVMERGELVGDDLIIGIVRERLSRPDALAGFVLDGFPRTAAQATALDEITASRGPVICVEIQVPDEELVRRVRGRRVCDDCGANADAFEHKPDAISELCQNTERCRTTGPRWVARSDDSEGVVRERLKVYWRDTRPMIEYYSARPTFRVIDGKQSPEQVREALVGAVASALGLPPAQLRALAKSLGAQA, from the coding sequence GTGGCGCTTAACCTGGTGATGCTGGGCCCGCCGGGAGCGGGCAAGGGCACGCAGGCGGAACGTTTCGCACGCGAGCACGGGATTCCCAAGGTCTCCACCGGAGACATCCTCCGGGAGGCCGTGCACAGTGGGTCGGAACTCGGCCGCGCGGTGCAGACCGTCATGGAACGTGGCGAGCTGGTGGGCGACGACCTGATCATCGGGATCGTCCGCGAGCGGCTGTCGCGGCCGGACGCGCTGGCCGGGTTCGTGCTCGATGGTTTTCCGCGCACCGCGGCGCAGGCCACGGCGCTCGATGAGATTACCGCGTCGCGGGGACCGGTGATCTGCGTCGAGATCCAGGTGCCGGACGAGGAACTGGTGCGGCGGGTGCGGGGCCGGCGGGTGTGCGACGACTGCGGCGCCAACGCCGACGCGTTCGAGCACAAGCCGGATGCGATCTCGGAGTTGTGCCAGAACACCGAGCGGTGCCGGACCACCGGGCCGCGGTGGGTGGCGCGGTCGGACGATTCGGAAGGGGTGGTGCGCGAGCGGCTGAAGGTCTACTGGCGCGACACCCGGCCGATGATCGAGTACTACAGCGCCCGGCCGACGTTCCGGGTGATCGACGGCAAGCAGTCGCCCGAGCAGGTTCGCGAGGCGCTGGTCGGCGCGGTGGCTTCGGCGCTCGGCCTGCCGCCGGCGCAATTGCGAGCGCTGGCGAAGAGCCTGGGAGCGCAGGCGTGA
- the map gene encoding type I methionyl aminopeptidase, with the protein MIVCRSAAEIEKLARVNALVARVLKELAAAVRPGVTTADLDAIAEQRLREAGAEPAFKGYHGYPATICASVNEEVVHGIPSPRALIEGDIISIDMGAKLDGFYGDSAVTVPVGQVTPEAQRLLDVTRVALEKAVATVKAGARVSDIGAAVQQYVEAQGFSVVREFVGHGIGTSLHEEPQIPNYGTAGRGPRLAEGMALAIEPMVNAGKPAVKVLGDGWTAVTKDKALSAHFEHTVVVTGDGCRVLTLPDVAVEDGRTASAAG; encoded by the coding sequence GTGATCGTCTGCAGGTCGGCGGCGGAAATCGAGAAGCTCGCCCGCGTGAACGCGCTGGTGGCGCGCGTGTTGAAGGAACTGGCGGCGGCGGTCCGGCCGGGTGTGACCACGGCGGACCTGGACGCCATCGCCGAGCAGCGGTTGCGGGAGGCGGGTGCGGAGCCGGCCTTCAAGGGCTACCATGGCTACCCGGCGACGATTTGCGCGTCGGTGAATGAAGAAGTCGTGCACGGCATTCCATCGCCGCGCGCGCTGATCGAGGGCGACATCATCTCGATCGACATGGGCGCGAAGCTCGACGGGTTTTACGGCGACTCGGCGGTGACGGTGCCGGTGGGGCAGGTTACGCCAGAGGCGCAGCGGTTGCTCGACGTCACCCGGGTCGCGCTTGAAAAAGCGGTGGCCACGGTGAAGGCGGGCGCCCGGGTCTCGGACATCGGCGCCGCGGTGCAGCAGTATGTCGAGGCCCAGGGGTTTTCGGTGGTCCGCGAGTTCGTGGGCCACGGCATCGGCACGTCGCTCCACGAGGAGCCGCAGATTCCGAACTACGGGACCGCCGGACGCGGTCCGCGGCTGGCGGAAGGCATGGCGCTCGCGATCGAGCCCATGGTGAACGCGGGCAAGCCCGCAGTGAAGGTGTTGGGAGACGGGTGGACGGCGGTCACGAAAGACAAGGCCCTGTCCGCGCACTTCGAACACACGGTGGTCGTCACCGGAGACGGTTGCCGGGTGCTCACGCTCCCTGACGTGGCCGTCGAGGATGGACGAACCGCAAGCGCCGCCGGCTAA
- the rpmJ gene encoding 50S ribosomal protein L36: protein MKVRASVKKICVKCKIVRRQGVVRVICANQKHKQRQG, encoded by the coding sequence ATGAAAGTTAGAGCCTCGGTAAAGAAGATTTGCGTTAAGTGCAAGATTGTCCGCCGCCAAGGGGTGGTCCGGGTGATCTGCGCGAACCAGAAGCACAAGCAGCGGCAAGGATAA
- the rpsM gene encoding 30S ribosomal protein S13 codes for MARISGVDLPRTKRIEIGLTYIFGIGRHRSNVVLTAAGVDPNVRVKDLTEDDVRKITRVLEEQGGVEGDLRKEISMNIKRLIEIGSYRGGRHRRNLPLRGQRTKTNARTRKGPRKGAVAKKKTV; via the coding sequence ATGGCGCGTATTTCAGGTGTCGATCTCCCGCGCACGAAGCGCATTGAGATTGGTCTCACGTATATCTTCGGTATCGGGCGCCATCGCTCGAACGTCGTGCTGACGGCGGCCGGGGTCGATCCGAACGTCCGGGTGAAGGACCTCACCGAAGACGACGTTCGCAAGATCACCCGCGTCCTCGAAGAGCAGGGCGGCGTGGAAGGCGATCTCCGCAAGGAGATCTCCATGAACATCAAGCGGCTGATCGAAATCGGCAGCTACCGCGGCGGACGTCACCGCCGCAACCTGCCGCTGCGCGGGCAGCGCACCAAGACCAACGCGCGCACGCGGAAGGGCCCGCGCAAGGGCGCCGTGGCGAAGAAGAAGACGGTTTAA
- the rpsK gene encoding 30S ribosomal protein S11: MAKAETPGGAEAPTKKKKAFKKRGEKRIVHHGFVHVQASFNNTLITITDAEGAVVSWSSAGAIGFKGSRKGTPFAATQAALSATNAAKTFGMRSCDVLVKGPGSGRESAIRALQTAGLEVRSIRDVTPIPHNGCRPPKRRRV; this comes from the coding sequence ATGGCCAAAGCAGAGACTCCGGGCGGCGCGGAAGCACCGACCAAGAAGAAAAAGGCGTTCAAGAAGCGCGGCGAGAAGCGCATCGTCCACCACGGCTTCGTGCACGTGCAGGCGTCGTTCAACAACACGCTGATCACGATCACCGACGCCGAGGGCGCGGTGGTGTCGTGGTCGAGTGCCGGCGCGATTGGCTTCAAGGGCTCGCGCAAGGGCACGCCGTTCGCGGCGACCCAGGCCGCGCTCAGCGCCACCAACGCCGCCAAGACGTTCGGCATGCGCTCGTGCGACGTGCTGGTCAAGGGCCCCGGCTCCGGCCGCGAGTCCGCCATCCGCGCGCTGCAGACCGCGGGCCTCGAGGTGCGATCGATCCGCGACGTCACGCCGATCCCGCACAACGGTTGCCGTCCGCCGAAGCGCCGCCGCGTTTAA
- the rpsD gene encoding 30S ribosomal protein S4, with the protein MARYNGPVCRLCRREGMKLFLKGERCYTEKCAIEKRNMPPGQHGRLRKAKMVGYGVQLREKQKVKRTYGVLEDQFRRYFEQAERTRGGITGETLLQLLERRLDNAVYRMGLATSRPQARQLVRHGHFLVNGKKVDVPSYSLKSGDTVVVRETSRQNPTILHATEEVKGRGIPEWLSLEGELGGKVVSMPTREQINLPVQEQLIVELYSK; encoded by the coding sequence ATGGCTCGATATAACGGACCCGTTTGCCGCCTGTGCCGCCGTGAGGGGATGAAGCTGTTCCTCAAGGGCGAGCGCTGCTACACCGAGAAGTGCGCCATCGAAAAGCGCAACATGCCCCCCGGCCAGCACGGCCGCCTGCGCAAGGCGAAGATGGTCGGCTACGGCGTGCAGTTGCGCGAGAAGCAGAAGGTCAAGCGCACCTACGGCGTGCTCGAAGACCAGTTCCGCCGCTACTTCGAACAGGCCGAGCGCACGCGCGGCGGCATCACCGGCGAGACGCTGCTGCAGTTGCTCGAGCGCCGTCTCGACAACGCCGTCTACCGCATGGGCCTCGCCACCTCGCGGCCGCAGGCCCGCCAGCTGGTGCGCCACGGCCACTTCCTGGTCAACGGCAAGAAGGTCGACGTGCCGTCGTACTCGCTCAAGTCGGGTGACACCGTGGTGGTCCGCGAGACCAGCCGGCAGAACCCCACCATCCTCCACGCCACCGAGGAAGTGAAGGGCCGCGGCATTCCCGAATGGCTCTCCCTCGAAGGCGAGCTGGGCGGCAAGGTCGTCAGCATGCCGACCCGCGAGCAGATCAACCTGCCGGTGCAGGAACAGCTCATCGTCGAGTTGTACAGCAAGTAG
- a CDS encoding DNA-directed RNA polymerase subunit alpha has product MLWKGFQRPKRLEFERETLTDRFGRFYAQPFERGFGTTVGNALRRVLLSSIEGAAITAVQIDGVLHEFSPIKGVVEDATDIILNLKQLPLTCHVDYTKTLTLRKDKPGPVRASDIEADADIDILEPDAIIATIAEGGKLHMQLRVKRGRGYVSADRNFDEDLGIGWIPIDSVHSPVKKVNYQVEGARIGQTTDYDKLTIEVWTNGSVTPRDAVSLSAKLIRDHLNIFVSLDEADDETSEAGAETPRVGVTNEHLDKSVEELELSVRSYNCLKNANIRTIRELVGKTETEMLKTKNFGRKSLNEIKEILTSMGLSLGMKLDQPATAD; this is encoded by the coding sequence ATGTTGTGGAAAGGTTTTCAGAGGCCCAAGCGCCTCGAGTTCGAGCGTGAGACGCTGACCGACCGGTTCGGCCGCTTCTACGCGCAGCCCTTCGAGCGCGGCTTCGGCACCACCGTCGGCAACGCGCTGCGCCGCGTGCTGCTGTCGTCGATCGAGGGCGCCGCCATCACCGCGGTGCAGATCGACGGCGTGCTCCACGAGTTCTCGCCGATCAAGGGAGTGGTCGAGGACGCCACCGACATCATCCTCAACCTCAAGCAGCTGCCGCTGACCTGTCACGTCGACTACACCAAGACGCTGACGCTGCGGAAGGACAAGCCGGGCCCGGTGCGCGCCTCCGACATCGAGGCCGACGCCGACATCGACATCCTGGAACCGGATGCCATCATTGCGACCATCGCCGAGGGCGGCAAGCTCCACATGCAGCTGCGCGTCAAGCGCGGCCGCGGCTACGTCTCGGCCGACCGCAACTTCGACGAGGATCTCGGCATCGGCTGGATTCCGATCGACTCGGTCCACTCGCCGGTCAAGAAGGTGAACTACCAGGTCGAGGGCGCCCGCATCGGCCAGACCACCGACTACGACAAGCTCACCATCGAGGTGTGGACCAACGGCTCGGTCACCCCGCGCGACGCGGTGTCGCTGTCGGCCAAGCTGATCCGCGACCACCTGAACATCTTCGTCAGCCTCGACGAGGCGGACGATGAGACGTCGGAAGCCGGCGCCGAAACGCCGCGCGTCGGCGTCACCAACGAGCACCTCGACAAGAGCGTCGAAGAGCTCGAACTGTCGGTGCGGTCGTACAACTGCCTGAAGAACGCGAACATCCGGACCATCCGCGAGCTGGTGGGCAAGACCGAAACCGAGATGCTCAAGACCAAGAATTTCGGGCGCAAGTCGCTCAACGAGATCAAGGAGATCCTGACGTCGATGGGGCTGAGCCTCGGCATGAAGCTCGACCAGCCCGCGACGGCGGATTAA
- a CDS encoding class I SAM-dependent methyltransferase — translation MDLRSEFGDIDIYVFDQLLRGRIVSASASASASASASAAAGRYGETSPKLADSSASEGGPGIRVFDAGCGGGRNLVYLLRQGFDVFGNDASPDAIAKVRALAAALAGGRTSDFRHEAIEDTSFEDASADVVMASAVLHFARDDAHFEAMVRALWRVLKPGGVFFARLASTIGMEGRVQPLGHNPAFAADGRYGEASPKLAPATRASGGGRYRLLDGSDRYLVDAPTILEWTRRLGGELIDPIKTTVVHDQRSMTTWVARRR, via the coding sequence ATGGACCTGCGGAGCGAATTCGGCGACATCGACATCTACGTCTTCGACCAGCTGCTGCGCGGGCGCATCGTCTCCGCCTCCGCCTCCGCCTCCGCCTCCGCCTCCGCCTCCGCGGCCGCAGGCCGCTACGGCGAGACCTCGCCGAAGCTCGCGGATTCCAGCGCGAGCGAAGGCGGGCCCGGTATCCGCGTGTTCGATGCCGGCTGCGGCGGCGGGCGCAATCTCGTTTACCTCCTGCGCCAGGGCTTCGACGTGTTCGGCAACGACGCCAGCCCCGACGCGATCGCGAAAGTGCGGGCCCTCGCAGCGGCCCTGGCAGGAGGCCGGACCTCGGACTTTCGCCACGAGGCCATCGAAGACACCTCGTTCGAGGACGCCTCGGCCGACGTGGTGATGGCCAGTGCCGTACTGCATTTCGCGCGCGACGATGCCCACTTCGAGGCCATGGTCCGCGCCCTGTGGCGGGTGCTGAAGCCGGGTGGCGTGTTCTTCGCGCGGCTGGCTTCCACGATCGGGATGGAAGGCCGGGTCCAGCCTCTTGGTCATAATCCCGCCTTCGCGGCCGACGGCCGCTATGGCGAGGCCTCGCCGAAGCTTGCGCCTGCAACCCGCGCGAGCGGAGGCGGGCGTTATCGCCTGCTCGACGGCTCGGATCGCTACCTGGTCGACGCCCCCACGATTCTCGAGTGGACCCGGCGGCTGGGCGGGGAGCTGATCGACCCTATCAAGACCACCGTGGTCCACGACCAGCGGTCGATGACCACGTGGGTGGCGCGGCGACGGTAG